The proteins below are encoded in one region of Aphelocoma coerulescens isolate FSJ_1873_10779 chromosome 4, UR_Acoe_1.0, whole genome shotgun sequence:
- the ARL9 gene encoding ADP-ribosylation factor-like protein 9, whose translation MGSRLRAAALWGAALVLAGGTVVALRAWARLRSRVALPARPAAAAAAAAAAAAAAAAAAAAAAADQGKGHGKQILVLGLDGAGKTSILHSLATNHVKRSVAPTEGFNAICINTEESQMEFLEIGGSESLRSYWKMYLPKVLLLVYVVDSADHARLPMAKQLLHQLIQNNSTLPVVVLANKQDLEGAYCITDIHDALALSDIGDERKMFLIGTHVAEDGSEISSSMKDAKELIGTLVLETQ comes from the exons ATGGGCTCCCGCCTGCGGGCCGCCGCGCTCTGGGGGGCGGCGCTGGTCCTGGCGGGCGGCACGGTCGTGGCGCTCCGGGCCTGGGCCCGCCTGCGAAGCCGCGTCGCGCTGCCCGCCCGCCCTgcagccgccgctgccgccgccgctgccgccgccgctgccgccgccgctgccgccgccgctgccgccgccgatCAG GGTAAAGGACACGGTAAGCAGATCCTGGTGCTGggcctggatggggctgggaagaCTAGCATTCTCCACTCCCTGGCAACTAACCACGTCAAGCGCAGTGTGGCTCCCACCGAGGGCTTCAATGCCATCTGCATCAACACCGAAGAGTCCCAGATGGAGTTTCTGGAGA TCGGGGGCAGTGAATCCCTGCGTTCATACTGGAAGATGTACTTGCCCAAAGTGCTGTTGCTGGTCTACGTCGTGGACTCGGCTGATCATGCCCGACTGCCTATGGCGAAACAGCTGCTTCATCAGCTAATCCAGAACAACTCCACCCTGCCTGTGGTGGTTCTGGCCAACAAGCAG GACCTCGAAGGTGCATATTGCATCACTGATATTCACGATGCTCTGGCTCTGTCTGATATTGGGGATGAGAGGAAGATGTTCTTGATTGGTACCCATGTGGCAGAAGATGGCTCTGAGATCTCCTCCAGCATGAAGGATGCCAAGGAGCTAATAGGGACACTGGTTTTGGAAACACAGTGA
- the SPMAP2L gene encoding sperm microtubule associated protein 2-like isoform X4, which yields MAAAGDVYVSSYTSSYTCVHRPHSRIHVLAEPKQRFCDSSPRCRPVIGGRPPLAKFGYPSERLLRLAEPKKYLPAYLEQRARESPEWPVSLAARNYNASQRILELARPKPLHPDFLPAREVPTEVSKFATSASASARIQQLAEPLIREMTCCSRHTHPGPAISTVSRSQKVTVSPRTIELSRPKQLHADYAHPRDPEWPVTEAAKRAVATPRVLELAQPSARPRVGLTAYNPDAFRVKEAALKAACSQRLQELAQPILR from the exons atgGCGGCGGCCGGGGACGTTTACG TTTCATCTTATACATCTTCTTACACATGTGTACACCGCCCACACAGCAG GATACATGTACTTGCAGAACCCAAGCAACGATTTTGTGACAGCAGTCCCAG ATGCAGACCAGTGATTGGTGGACGTCCCCCGCTAGCGAAGTTTGGCTACCCTTCTGAACGGCTGCTGAGGTTGGCGGAACCTAAAAAATACCTCCCTGCTTACCTGGAACAAAG AGCCCGTGAGTCCCCTGAGTGGCCCGTGTCCCTGGCTGCACGGAACTATAATGCCTCCCAGCGGATCCTGGAGCTTGCCCGGCCAAAGCCGCTGCACCCAGACTTCCTGCCAGCCAGAGAG GTGCCAACAGAGGTTTCCAAGTTTGCGACCTCAGCCAGTGCATCAGCGCGGATCCAGCAACTGGCAGAGCCCTTGATCAGGGAGATGACGTGCTGCTCTAGGCACACCCATCCTGGTCCTGCCATCTCTACG GTTTCCAGGTCTCAGAAGGTAACTGTGAGCCCTCGGACCATTGAGCTGTCGAGGCCAAAACAACTCCACGCAGACTATGCACACCCGCGGGATCCTGAGTGGCCTGTGACAGAGGCTGCCAAGCGCGCAGTGGCTACACCAAGGGTTTTGGAGCTGGCCCAGCCTAGCGCAAG ACCTCGTGTGGGCTTGACTGCATACAACCCAGATGCATTCAGAGTGAAGGAGGCTGCTTTGAAGGCAGCTTGTTCTCAGCGGCTCCAAGAACTAGCTCAACCAATTCTGCGCTGA
- the SPMAP2L gene encoding sperm microtubule associated protein 2-like isoform X2 translates to MAAAGDVYVSSYTSSYTCVHRPHSRIHVLAEPKQRFCDSSPRLVWGTQQMIWTPSWGAMTARPSARILSLSKPKKDYSEYQCRCRPVIGGRPPLAKFGYPSERLLRLAEPKKYLPAYLEQRARESPEWPVSLAARNYNASQRILELARPKPLHPDFLPAREVPTEVSKFATSASASARIQQLAEPLIREMTCCSRHTHPGPAISTVSRSQKVTVSPRTIELSRPKQLHADYAHPRDPEWPVTEAAKRAVATPRVLELAQPSARPRVGLTAYNPDAFRVKEAALKAACSQRLQELAQPILR, encoded by the exons atgGCGGCGGCCGGGGACGTTTACG TTTCATCTTATACATCTTCTTACACATGTGTACACCGCCCACACAGCAG GATACATGTACTTGCAGAACCCAAGCAACGATTTTGTGACAGCAGTCCCAG GCTTGTGTGGGGAACCCAACAGATGATATGGACCCCCTCATGGGGTGCTATGACAGCTCGACCATCTGCAAGAATATTGTCACTGTCCAAGCCCAAGAAAGATTATAGCGAGTACCAGTGCAG ATGCAGACCAGTGATTGGTGGACGTCCCCCGCTAGCGAAGTTTGGCTACCCTTCTGAACGGCTGCTGAGGTTGGCGGAACCTAAAAAATACCTCCCTGCTTACCTGGAACAAAG AGCCCGTGAGTCCCCTGAGTGGCCCGTGTCCCTGGCTGCACGGAACTATAATGCCTCCCAGCGGATCCTGGAGCTTGCCCGGCCAAAGCCGCTGCACCCAGACTTCCTGCCAGCCAGAGAG GTGCCAACAGAGGTTTCCAAGTTTGCGACCTCAGCCAGTGCATCAGCGCGGATCCAGCAACTGGCAGAGCCCTTGATCAGGGAGATGACGTGCTGCTCTAGGCACACCCATCCTGGTCCTGCCATCTCTACG GTTTCCAGGTCTCAGAAGGTAACTGTGAGCCCTCGGACCATTGAGCTGTCGAGGCCAAAACAACTCCACGCAGACTATGCACACCCGCGGGATCCTGAGTGGCCTGTGACAGAGGCTGCCAAGCGCGCAGTGGCTACACCAAGGGTTTTGGAGCTGGCCCAGCCTAGCGCAAG ACCTCGTGTGGGCTTGACTGCATACAACCCAGATGCATTCAGAGTGAAGGAGGCTGCTTTGAAGGCAGCTTGTTCTCAGCGGCTCCAAGAACTAGCTCAACCAATTCTGCGCTGA
- the SPMAP2L gene encoding sperm microtubule associated protein 2-like isoform X1 produces MALSTAVASSCFVGLSYDDGMFVLFCNFDRIHVLAEPKQRFCDSSPRLVWGTQQMIWTPSWGAMTARPSARILSLSKPKKDYSEYQCRCRPVIGGRPPLAKFGYPSERLLRLAEPKKYLPAYLEQRARESPEWPVSLAARNYNASQRILELARPKPLHPDFLPAREVPTEVSKFATSASASARIQQLAEPLIREMTCCSRHTHPGPAISTVSRSQKVTVSPRTIELSRPKQLHADYAHPRDPEWPVTEAAKRAVATPRVLELAQPSARPRVGLTAYNPDAFRVKEAALKAACSQRLQELAQPILR; encoded by the exons ATGGCTTTGAGTACAGCAGTAGCTTCTTCATGCTTTGTTGGTTTAAGTTATGATGATGGCATGTTTGTCCTTTTCTGCAATTTTGACAGGATACATGTACTTGCAGAACCCAAGCAACGATTTTGTGACAGCAGTCCCAG GCTTGTGTGGGGAACCCAACAGATGATATGGACCCCCTCATGGGGTGCTATGACAGCTCGACCATCTGCAAGAATATTGTCACTGTCCAAGCCCAAGAAAGATTATAGCGAGTACCAGTGCAG ATGCAGACCAGTGATTGGTGGACGTCCCCCGCTAGCGAAGTTTGGCTACCCTTCTGAACGGCTGCTGAGGTTGGCGGAACCTAAAAAATACCTCCCTGCTTACCTGGAACAAAG AGCCCGTGAGTCCCCTGAGTGGCCCGTGTCCCTGGCTGCACGGAACTATAATGCCTCCCAGCGGATCCTGGAGCTTGCCCGGCCAAAGCCGCTGCACCCAGACTTCCTGCCAGCCAGAGAG GTGCCAACAGAGGTTTCCAAGTTTGCGACCTCAGCCAGTGCATCAGCGCGGATCCAGCAACTGGCAGAGCCCTTGATCAGGGAGATGACGTGCTGCTCTAGGCACACCCATCCTGGTCCTGCCATCTCTACG GTTTCCAGGTCTCAGAAGGTAACTGTGAGCCCTCGGACCATTGAGCTGTCGAGGCCAAAACAACTCCACGCAGACTATGCACACCCGCGGGATCCTGAGTGGCCTGTGACAGAGGCTGCCAAGCGCGCAGTGGCTACACCAAGGGTTTTGGAGCTGGCCCAGCCTAGCGCAAG ACCTCGTGTGGGCTTGACTGCATACAACCCAGATGCATTCAGAGTGAAGGAGGCTGCTTTGAAGGCAGCTTGTTCTCAGCGGCTCCAAGAACTAGCTCAACCAATTCTGCGCTGA
- the HOPX gene encoding homeodomain-only protein → MAMEKPVIPTEEQLEILEYQFCKVNKHPDSTTLCLIAAETGLSEEQTLKWFKQRLAEWRKSEGLPSESGSVRD, encoded by the exons ATGGCCATGGAAAAGCCAGTGATTCCCACTGAAGAGCAGCTGGAGATCCTGGAGTACCAGTTCTGCAAGGTGAACAAGCATCCTGACTCCACCACGCTGTGCCTCATCGCGGCAGAGACCGGGCTCTCTGAGGAGCAGACTCTG AAATGGTTCAAGCAGCGCCTGGCAGAGTGGAGGAAGTCTGAAGGGCTGCCCTCAGAAAGCGGGTCTGTCAGGGACTAG
- the SPMAP2L gene encoding sperm microtubule associated protein 2-like isoform X3 produces MALSTAVASSCFVGLSYDDGMFVLFCNFDRIHVLAEPKQRFCDSSPRCRPVIGGRPPLAKFGYPSERLLRLAEPKKYLPAYLEQRARESPEWPVSLAARNYNASQRILELARPKPLHPDFLPAREVPTEVSKFATSASASARIQQLAEPLIREMTCCSRHTHPGPAISTVSRSQKVTVSPRTIELSRPKQLHADYAHPRDPEWPVTEAAKRAVATPRVLELAQPSARPRVGLTAYNPDAFRVKEAALKAACSQRLQELAQPILR; encoded by the exons ATGGCTTTGAGTACAGCAGTAGCTTCTTCATGCTTTGTTGGTTTAAGTTATGATGATGGCATGTTTGTCCTTTTCTGCAATTTTGACAGGATACATGTACTTGCAGAACCCAAGCAACGATTTTGTGACAGCAGTCCCAG ATGCAGACCAGTGATTGGTGGACGTCCCCCGCTAGCGAAGTTTGGCTACCCTTCTGAACGGCTGCTGAGGTTGGCGGAACCTAAAAAATACCTCCCTGCTTACCTGGAACAAAG AGCCCGTGAGTCCCCTGAGTGGCCCGTGTCCCTGGCTGCACGGAACTATAATGCCTCCCAGCGGATCCTGGAGCTTGCCCGGCCAAAGCCGCTGCACCCAGACTTCCTGCCAGCCAGAGAG GTGCCAACAGAGGTTTCCAAGTTTGCGACCTCAGCCAGTGCATCAGCGCGGATCCAGCAACTGGCAGAGCCCTTGATCAGGGAGATGACGTGCTGCTCTAGGCACACCCATCCTGGTCCTGCCATCTCTACG GTTTCCAGGTCTCAGAAGGTAACTGTGAGCCCTCGGACCATTGAGCTGTCGAGGCCAAAACAACTCCACGCAGACTATGCACACCCGCGGGATCCTGAGTGGCCTGTGACAGAGGCTGCCAAGCGCGCAGTGGCTACACCAAGGGTTTTGGAGCTGGCCCAGCCTAGCGCAAG ACCTCGTGTGGGCTTGACTGCATACAACCCAGATGCATTCAGAGTGAAGGAGGCTGCTTTGAAGGCAGCTTGTTCTCAGCGGCTCCAAGAACTAGCTCAACCAATTCTGCGCTGA